The proteins below come from a single Zea mays cultivar B73 chromosome 8, Zm-B73-REFERENCE-NAM-5.0, whole genome shotgun sequence genomic window:
- the LOC100272808 gene encoding UDP-glucuronate:xylan alpha-glucuronosyltransferase 1, whose amino-acid sequence MGSLEARYRPAGAAEDTAKRRTQKSKSFKEVEKFDVFVLEKSSGCKFRSMQLLLFAIMSAAFLTILYTPSVYEHQLQSSSRLVNGWIWDKRSSDPRYVSSASIQWEDVYKSIQNLNVGEQKLSVGLLNFNRTEFDAWTHMLPESDFSIIRLEHANESITWQTLYPEWIDEEEETEIPSCPSLPDPSVPRATHFDVIAVKLPCSRVAGWSRDVARLHLQLSAAKLAATTARGNSGIHVLFVTDCFPIPNLFSCKDLVKREGNAWMYKPDVKALKEKLRLPVGSCELAVPLNAKARLYTVDRRREAYATILHSASEYVCGAITAAQSIRQAGSTRDLVILVDDTISDHHRKGLESAGWKVRIIQRIRNPKAERDAYNEWNYSKFRLWQLTDYDKVIFIDADLLILRNIDFLFALPEITATGNNATLFNSGVMVIEPSNCTFRLLMEHIDEITSYNGGDQGYLNEIFTWWHRIPKHMNFLKHFWEGDEEEVKAKKTRLFGANPPVLYVLHYLGRKPWLCFRDYDCNWNVEILREFASDVAHARWWKVHNRMPRKLQSYCLLRSSLKAGLEWERRQAEKANFTDGHWKRNVTDPRLKTCFEKFCFWESMLWHWGEKSKSNSTTTRNSAVPATTTTTPAAASLSSS is encoded by the exons ATGGGTTCCTTGGAGGCCCGGTACAGGCCGGCCGGGGCAGC TGAGGACACAGCTAAGAGAAGGACCCAAAAAAGCAAAAGTTTCAAAGAGGTTGAAAAATTTGATGTTTTTGTGCTGGAGAAAAGTTCTGGTTGCAAGTTCCGATCGATGCAACTTTTGCTCTTCGCTATCATGTCTGCTGCATTTCTAACAATCCTATACACACCATCTGTGTATGAACATCAGTTGCAGTCAAGCTCTCG GCTTGTCAATGGGTGGATATGGGATAAGAGGAGTTCTGATCCCCGATATGTATCTTCTGCTAGCATTCAATGGGAGGATGTAtataaaagtatccaaaatctgaaTGTTGGTGAACAGAAGCTCAGTGTTGGACTCCTGAATTTTAACAGGACTGAGTTCGACGCTTGGACACACATGCTCCCAGAAAGTGATTTTTCAATCATAAGGCTGGAGCATGCCAATGAAAGCATTACCTGGCAAACTCTCTATCCTGAATGgatagatgaggaggaagaaactgAGATACCATCTTGTCCTTCGCTTCCAGATCCAAGTGTCCCAAGAGCAACGCATTTTGATGTTATTGCTGTTAAGCTCCCCTGTTCTCGTGTGGCTGGTTGGTCAAGAGATGTTGCAAGGTTACATTTGCAGTTATCAGCAGCAAAATTAGCAGCGACCACAGCAAGAGGCAATAGTGGAATCCATGTGCTGTTTGTGACTGATTGCTTCCCGATTCCGAACCTCTTCTCTTGCAAGGACCTAGTGAAGCGTGAAGGCAATGCTTGGATGTACAAACCTGACGTGAAGGCGTTGAAGGAGAAGCTCAGGCTGCCTGTTGGTTCCTGTGAGCTTGCTGTTCCACTCAACGCAAAAG CACGACTCTACACAGTAGACAGACGCAGAGAAGCATATGCTACAATACTGCATTCAGCAAGTGAATATGTTTGCGGCGCGATCACGGCAGCTCAAAGCATTCGTCAGGCAGGATCAACAAGAGACCTAGTTATTCTCGTCGACGACACCATAAGTGACCACCACCGCAAGGGGCTGGAATCTGCGGGGTGGAAGGTCAGGATAATACAGAGGATCCGGAACCCCAAAGCCGAGCGCGACGCCTACAACGAGTGGAACTACAGCAAATTCCGGCTGTGGCAGCTCACGGATTACGACAAGGTCATCTTCATCGACGCGGATCTCCTCATCCTGAGGAACATCGATTTCCTGTTCGCGCTGCCGGAGATCACGGCGACGGGGAACAACGCGACGCTCTTCAACTCGGGAGTGATGGTCATCGAGCCTTCGAACTGCACGTTCCGGCTACTGATGGAGCACATCGACGAGATAACGTCGTACAACGGCGGGGACCAGGGGTACCTGAACGAGATATTCACGTGGTGGCACCGGATCCCGAAGCACATGAACTTCCTGAAGCATTTCtgggagggcgacgaggaggaggtgAAGGCGAAGAAGACCCGGCTGTTCGGCGCGAACCCGCCGGTCCTCTACGTGCTCCACTACCTGGGGAGGAAGCCGTGGCTGTGCTTCCGGGACTACGACTGCAACTGGAACGTGGAGATCCTGCGGGAGTTCGCGAGCGACGTCGCGCACGCCCGCTGGTGGAAGGTGCACAACCGGATGCCCAGGAAGCTCCAGAGCTACTGCCTTCTGAGGTCGAGCCTGAAGGCCGGGCTGGAGTGGGAGCGGCGGCAGGCCGAGAAGGCGAACTTCACGGACGGGCATTGGAAGCGGAACGTAACGGACCCGAGGCTGAAGACCTGCTTCGAGAAGTTCTGCTTCTGGGAGAGCATGCTGTGGCACTGGGGCGAGAAGAGCAAGAGCAACTCGACGACGACGCGGAACAGCGCCGTGCCGGCAACGACAACGACAACGCCTGCTGCTGCGAGCCTGTCGAGCTCGTGA